CGTGGTTGGGGTTGGAAGGCAGCCGGGCGCTCGTCATAGGGGCCGGCGGCCTGGGTGCCGCCTGCGCCCGAGGGCTCGCGGAGGCCGAGGCACACCTGGCCGTCGTGGACGTGGACGAGGCGAAGCTCAAGGCACTGCGGGACGATCCGGCACTCGCGGACGCCGATGTGCACGTGATTCCGGCCGATGTCACGTCCTCGACGGCCTGCGAGGAAGCCGTCCGGGCGGCGGCGGATGCGCTCAGCGGGCTGGACGTGCTGGTGCACGCGGTGGGAACGAACGACCGCCGGGCGGTGGTCGACACACCGGACGAGACGTGGGAACGGATCCTCACGCTGAACCTGTCGAGCGCCTTCTACGCAGGGCGGGCGGCGGGACGTCTGATGCGCCGGGCAGGGCGCGGGAGCATGGTGTTCTTCTCCTCGGTCTCCTCCCGGCTCGCCCACCCGCACCATGCCCCCTACGCGGCGACCAAGGGCGGACTGGACCAGCTGGCGAAGGTGATGGCCCGGGAGTGGGCCGCCGACGGTGTGACCGTCAACGCGGTCGCCCCTGGCTACACGGAGACCGAACTCACCCGCGAGTACCTGGACAGGCCGGGGATGCGCGAGGAAATGCTCAGCCTGGTCCCGGCAGGACGCCTGGGCACCCCGCAGGACGTGGTCGGCGCCGTGCTCTTCCTCGCCTCGGCGCGCGCGTCATTCATCACGGGGCAGGTGCTTTATGTGGACGGCGGCCGCACCCTCGTCTGAGTCAGGAGCCGACCGGGCAGGACGGCACCGCAGGCTGCCTCGTCCGTCAACTTCCGCCGAGCAGCCGCGTGATCTCCTGACATGTGTTCAGCAGGCGCGGGCGCAGTTCGTCGAGCAGGCGGGTGACGGGAAACCCCATCGCGGGCACCGCCACATTGGCCGCGGCCACCACCGAACCGGAGGCGTCACGCAGGGGCGCGGCCACCGAGCGCAGCCCGTAGGCGAGTTCCTCGTCCTGCACCGCCCAGCCCCGCTCGCGAATGTGCGCCAGCACCGGCCGCAGCTCCGCCGGCGACCGGATCGCGTTGGGGCCGGTCGCCCCGGTGAAGGACTCTTCGGTGAGGCGCTTGTCCAGCTCGGCGTCGTCCAGGCTGCTCAACAGGACCTTTCCGATGGAGGTGTTGACCGCCGGAAGCCGCGAGCCCACCTGGATGTTCGCGGTCACCAGGTCGTTGTTGCGCAGCCGGATCAGGTACAGCACCTGGTCGCCGGACAGGGTGCCCAGGTTGACCGTCTGGCCCGTCGCCGCGGCGAGCCGGCGCAGCGGCCCGTCGGCGAGTTCCACCACGTCCATGCCGCGCAACGCCGCGAAGCCCAGCGTGAGGACTTTGGGGGCCGGACGATAGGCGCCGTCCGGCAGCTGCTCCAGGAACCCCTCGGTCACCAGGGTGGCGGCCATCCGGAAGGCGGTCGGCAACGGCACCCCGGCCTCGACGGCCATGTCTGTCAGCTTCATCGACGACCGCTGTTCGGAGAACTGCCCCAGCAGCCGCAGCCCCTTGGCCAGCGCCTCGACGTGGTAGCTGCGTTTGGACGCCGCGGAGCCGTCGGCGGGCAGGGAGCTGGTCGGTTCTTCACGCGGCGGCACGAAAGGTCTCGCTTTCTGTCTGCTGGGCACGGTGGGCGCTACGACGGAGCAACGTCACTTTCATTGTATGGAAGTCGGCATCAGACTCACCCGCCACGGGACGACGAGGAGGACGGAAATGGGAGTACGACTGGCCGGGCTGCTGCCCGGTGAACTGGACGAGGAGCAGGCCGAGGTCTACCGGGCCATCACCGGCGGCGCCCGCGCCTCGGGGCCGCAGGCGTTCCCACTGACCGACCAGGAGGGGCGGCTGCGTGGCCCCTTCAACGCCATGTTGCTGAGCCCTCCGGTGGGTCTCGCGACGCAGGCCCTCGGCGCGGCCGTGCGCTACCGCTCCTCGCTGAGCGATCGCGTGCGGGAGATGGCGATCCTCGCCGTGGCCGCCCACTGGGGCAGCGCCTTCGAGCGGGAAGCTCACGAGGCCGTCGGCCGCACCAGCGGTGGCCTGGCCGAATCGGAGATGGCCGCACTGCGCGCCGGCGGGATGCCGGAACTCACCGAGCCGGCCGAGCGCGCTGCCCTGCGGGCGACGACAGCACTGCTGCGGTGCGGCACATTGAACGACGACGAGTACACCGACGCCGTGAGCGCGGCCGGAGAGCGAGGCGTGTTCGAGCTGACGACGCTGGTCGGCTACTACTCGATGCTCGCTCTGCAGTTGCGCGTATTTCTGGGCGAGCCAAGCGCATCCGGTTCCGATGACCGCGGACCTCAGTCCCTGGCAACGCCTTGGCCCCTGGCGACGCCTTGACAGTCCACGATGACCCTTCAATACTCAACTCCAAGTTCACACAGTGAATATTACTTTCACTCCTCGAAAGAAGGCAGAAAATCGTGAAGCTGATCACCTTCGACGACGGGCGGGTCGGCAGGCTGGAACTCGAGGAACGGCTCGTGCTGCCCCTCGAAGTCGGCAGCACCCGGGAGTACTTCGAGCGCGACGGCGAGGTCCTGGAGACCGGTGAGCGGCTGCGGCTGGACGACGTGAAGCTGCGCGCGCCGATCGTGCCGAAGAAGTTCTTCCACACGTCCGGCAACTTCCGTGAGCACGAGGACGAGTCGAAGAACGTCGACTGGTCGCACCCCATGCACAAGGGCATCGTGTTCTTCCAGAACGTCGACGCGATCGTCGGCCCGGAGGAGCCGGTCATCTACCCGGAGCACCTGACCAGTGAGCTGGACTACGAGTTGGAGATCGCCGTCGTCATCGGCAAGCCGGGCAAGTTCTTCGGCGTCGACGACGCTGCCGACCACATCGCCGGCTACGTCGTCTTCAACGACATCACCGCCCGCGACATCCAGCGCCGCGAGATGGAGTCCGGCGTCTTCTCCTTCTGCAAGGCCATCGACACCTTCTGCCCGGTCGGCCCGTACATCGTCACCGCCGACGAGATCCCCGACCCGCAGCACCTCGACATGGAACTGCGGGTCAACGGCGTGGTCCGGCAGAAGTCCAACACCAGCCGCATGTCGGTCTCCATCCCGCACCTGGTCGCCTACCACTCCCCGCAGGGCTACAGCGCCGGCGACCTCATCACCACCGGCACCGTCCAGGGCGTGGCCGGCTTCAGCGGCGACCCGGACATGTACCTGAAGCCCGGCGACGTCGTCGAGGCCGAGGTAGAGCGGCTCGGCGTCCTGCGCACCCCCATCGTCAGCTGGCAGGAGGGGCGTGGGACCCCCGTACCCGAGAAGGTGGACTGGTGAGGCTCGGCGTCCTCGACGGCCACACCGTCGTGGTCAGCGGCGATCGGGCCGCGAACGTCCGCTGGGCCTCGCACGGCAGACTGCCCACCGACCCGATGGCACTGCTGGAGGACTGGCCACGCCTACGCGACTGGGCGGCCGGGCTGCCCGAGGAGGCATACGACATCCCGGTCGACCCCATCGCGCTCGGCGCGCCGGTGCCGCGCCCCCGCCAGGTGTTCGCCGTCGCCCTCAACTATCCGCCGCACGCCGCGGAAGCCGGTTTCACTCCGCCCGACGAGCCGCTCGTCTTCACCAAGTTCCCGGCCTGCGTCACCGGTCCGCACACCAGCGTCGCCCTCCCCCGGGGCAAGGTCGACTGGGAAGTCGAACTCGTCGCGGTGATCGGCCGCGAGACGTACCAGGTGAGCGAGAACCACGCCTGGAAAGCGGTGGCCGCCCTGGCCGTGGGTCAGGACCTCTCCGAACGTGTCACCCAACTCCGGGGAAAACCTGCCCAGTTCAGCCTGGGCAAGTCCTTCCCCGGCTTCGGCCCCATCGGCCCTGTCCTGGTCACCCCCGACGAACTCGACGACCCCGACGACCTGGAGATCACCGGGCTGCTGAACGGCGAGGTCGTCCAGCAGGACCGCACCAAGTCCATGATCTTCCCGGTGCCGGAGCTCATCGCCCGGCTCTCGGCCGTGCTGCCGCTCTTCCCTGGTGACCTGGTCTTCACCGGCACCCCGGCGGGCGTCGGCAACCGCATGAACCCGCCGCGCTACCTCACCGATGGGGACGAACTCGTCAGCCGCATCGAGGGCATCGGCGAGATCCGCCAGCATTTCACCGGCCCCGCCCAGCGGCCGTCCGGGGGCTGAGAGCCGCGACAGCCCGCCGGCTGTCTGTGTCCCCCGCCCCCGGAACCCTCGTCCGACCATCGCAGACAAGGACCCGCATGTCCGACCACACCCCGCCCCCCATGCCCATCCCCCGCCGTTTCGAGGGCCGCACGGTCCTGGTCACCGGCGCCGGCACCGGCTACGGCGCCGAGATCGCCGTCCGCGCGGCCCAGGAGGGCGCCAACGTCGCCGTCCACTACCGCAGCTCCGCCGCCGGAGCCGAGAAGACCGTCGCCCGCATCAAGGAGGTGGGCGGCGAGGCGTTCACCGTGCAGGCCGACATCGCCGTCCACGCCGACGTCGTCCGCATGGCCGAGGAGGTCTTCATCCAGTTCGGCGGCCTCGACGTACTGGTCAACAACGTCGGTGACGTGGCGGGCGACCAGATGTCCTGGCGGGACCTCACCGAGGAGTCCATCGACCACGTACTCGCCGTGGACATCAAGGGAACCATGCTCTGCACGCACGAGTTCGGCTCCCGGATGCTGGACCAGGGCCACGGCTCGATCGTCAACATCGGCTCCACCGTGATCGTGCGCGGCAGCGCGCGGGCGCCGCAGTACGCCGCCGCGAAGTACGGCATCCTCGGCATCACCAAGTCCTACGCCCAGGCCTTCGCACCCGTCGTCCGGGTCAACACCTTCGCACCCGGCTTCATCGAGACCGAGACGCTCCTGAACCGGGCGGACTGGAAGTCCGGCCGCCGCGAGGACATGATCGCCAAGACTCCGATGGGCCGCATCCCCGGCCCGGCCCAACTCGCGGGCACCGCCCTCTTCCTCGCCACCGACGACGCCTCCCACATGACCGGTGTCTACCTCAACGCCGACGGCGGCTTCAACATGATCGGCGCCTGAGAAGAGCGCCGGCCCGGGAGCCGGCCCGGCGCTGCGCATGACCTGCGGTTCACCGCGATGAATGATGGGAGTCAAGGATGACTACGGCCGCTACTCCGGTATCCGATGTGGACATCTTCGCCGACGATGTCCTGACCGATCCCTACGCCGCCTATGCGGTGTTGCGGGAGACGGGCGCCGCTGTGTACCTGGAGCGCTACGACTGCTGGGCCCTGCCCCGGTACGAGCACGTACGGGCGGCGCTGCGCGACCACGAACGGTTCTCCTCCGTGGACAGCGTGGGCTATGAGCCGTCGCTGAACGAACGCCGCCGAGGTGGTGTGCTGGCGACGGACCCGCCGGAGCACGAAGTGCTGCGCGCGGTGCTCTCGGAGAGCCTGGCCCCGCGTGCGTTGGCAGGGCTGCGAGACGGCATAGCCCGGCGTGCGACTGAGCTGGTCGAGGCCGTGGTGGCCCGCGGTTCATTCGACGTCGTGGATGATCTGGCGCGGGTGTTCCCGCTGACAGTGGTGGCGGATCTGATCGGGATGCCCCTGAGCGCGCGGGACGAGGTGCTCGTATTCGCCGACGCGTTCTTCAACACCTTCGGTCCCCTCAACGAGCGGACGACGGCGTCGGTGCAGGTCTCCCACCGGCTGCTCGAGCAGCTCATCTCGATGATGAACCGCGACAACCTTGCGCCGGGTGGCTGGGGCGAGGCGCTGTATCAGGCGGCCGACCGGGGCGTGATCGAGGAGCACCAGGTGGGACAGCTGTTGCGCGCGTACCTGGTGGCGAGCATGGACACGACCATCAACGCGATCAGCAGTGCGCTGTGGTTGTTCGCCGAGCACCCGACCGCGTGGACGGCCCTGCGCTCCGACCGGACGTTGCTCCATTCCGCTTTCGAGGAGGTCGTGCGGTTCGAATCACCGGTGCAGGTGTTCTTCCGCCGTACGACGCGGCCGGTGGAGATCGACGGCGTCACGATCCCGCCGCAGGCTCAGGTGGCGATGTTGTTCGGTTCGGCCAACCGGGATCCGCGCAAGTGGCCGGAGCCGGACAAGTTCGACGTGGGCCGGGCGCCGATGGACCACGTCGGGTTCGGCTCCGGAGTGCACGCCTGTGCCGGCCAGGGACTGGCACGGCTGGAGGGCAACGCGATCCTGTCGGCGCTGCTGGATCGCGTATCGGCGATCCACCTGGCCGGCACACCACGACGGCACCTCAACAACGTCATCCGGGGTCTGGAAAGCCTCCCGGTCACCGTCACGACGGGAGCACTCAGCTAGTGCCCCGACAGGCAACGTTCGCCCCGTCGCGACGCCCGGCACGCTCCCCCACTGCCTTAAAGGCGTGGGAGGTGCCCCCACTCGCCGCACCGGCCGAAAGCCCAAGTACGTCCGGTCCATCGACGGAGCCTTCCGGCCGGCACGCCGAGAGCACGCACCGGACGCCGCTCCTCAACGGGCAAACGTTGCCTGCCGGGGCACTAGAGGACGTCGTGGCCGATGACCGAGCCCCCTTCCGCGGATTCGCGGAAGGGGGCTCGGTCATCGGCGATCGTATGTCCTGCTCAACGAGTCCGCTCAGAGCAGGGTGGTGGCCCGGATGAACGCGATGACCTGGGGCCAGGACAGGTCGGTGGCCGCCTTGTTGACCGGGTCGCCGTGCAGTGCGCGGGCTGTGAAGCCGTGCCCGGCTCCGGGGTAGACATGGGTGATGCTCGGCCCGGTGGTCCGCGAGTTCAGGGCGTCCCGCAGCCGATGAAAGCTCTCCACCGGCACCACCTCGTCCGCGCCTGGATAGAGGATCATGGCGGGCCCGGCGATCCGGGCGGTGAACTCGGTGGCATCCAGGGTGTGGTTCGGTGCGGGTGAGCCCGGCACGGTGGGGTGATAGGCGACGACGTTCGCCAACCGGCTGTCCCCTCCGCCGAGCAGCAGCGCGAACCGGCCGCCGATGCACCAGCCGATCACACCGACCTGTCGGCAACCCAGCTCGTCAAACATGTGGTCGAGCAGCTTGCCCATTTCGGTCAGGCTGGACTCGTCATCCAGTTCCGACGCCCACTGAGACTGGGTCTCCATCTGTGACGGGTCATCTCTGCCGGGCCGACCGCGCCAGATGTCCTAGGCCAGCGCGGTGACTCCAGCGGCGGCCAGGCCGTCGGCGAACTCGCGCAACTGCGGCGAGATACCGCTGATCGACGGCAACAGCAACATGCCGCCTGTGGAGGCCGCCTCCCACGGGCGGGACAGATACGCGTTCAGCCCGGCCACGGTGACGTTCTCACCAGCACACGTGACCTCCGCGGTGACGGGGGTGCTGATCTCGTTGGCCATACTCTCACTACTCTCTACCGAGCTTGATGAACAGTTGTCAGTCGGTGTAGGTCGCACTCAGGGCCGGGCGCCGGCGCGGCGGGCGCAGTCGCCCCAGTGGTCAGGGGAAGCGGATCGAGACGTGCTCCGGGCGTAGTTCGGTGACGCTGTTGACCCCGAGCAGTGCCATGGTCTGGACGACCTCACGCGACAGGATCTCCACGGCACGAGCGACCCCACGCTGACCGCCGGCCATCAAGCCGTAGGGGAAGGCACGACCCACCAACGTGGCGTTGGCACCCATCGCCAGGGCGGCCACGATGTCAGCACCGGTCGTCACACCGGTGTCGACCAGGATGTCCGCCCGTCCGTCCAGCCTCTCGCGCACGGCCGGGACCAACTCGACGGGTACGGGGGCCCGGTCCAACTGCCGCCCGCCGTGGCTGGAGAGCACGATGCCGTCCGCGCCGGCGTCAACCACTCGCTGGGCATCAGGCACCGACTGGATGCCCTTGACCACGAGGCTGCCCTGCCAGTGGCCGCGGAGCCATTCGAGGTCGGCCATCGTGATCGCGGGATCGAAGACGCGGCCTATCTGGTCGGCGATCGTGCCCCCGGAGGCCGCCAGGTTGGCGAAGGTGAGTGGCTCGGTGGTCAGCAGGTCGAACCAGTAACGGGGGTGAAGGGCTCCGTTGACGAAGGTACGCAACGTGAGCTGCTGGGGCACGGTGAGCCCGTTGCGCACGTCGCGCAGCCGAGTCCCGGCGACCGGGGTGTCCACGGTGAGGATCAGCGTGTCGTACCCGGCCGCGGCCGCACGGTCGACCAGATCCTTGGCCGAGCTCCGATCACGCCACAGAAACAGCTGGAACCACTTCCGCGCCTGAGGGCCGGCCGCCGCCGTGTCCTCGATCGTGGTACTGCCCATCGTGGACAGGGCGTAGGGAATCCCGGCCTGCTCGGCGACGGCGACGACGGCTCGTTCCCCTCCGGTGTGCATCACGCGCGTGAGGCCGGTGGGAGCGAACCCGAAAGGCTGGGCGGACGGTCTGCCGAGGATCACCGTTTCCGTACTCACATGGGAGACGTCGCGGAGCGCCGACGGATGGAACTCCAGGCGCCGGAAGGTCTCCCGAGCTCGACGCAGCGCGAGCTCCCCCACCCCGGCCCCTCCGTCGGCGAATCGAAGACCGCCCGGGGCGCCCGTCGTCGGGCGAGAGCGCGAAGGTCGGCGATGGAAGCCGCTCGCGCCAGCCGGCGCTCCGTGCCGTTGAGTTGGATCGGAGCGGGGCGCAACAGCTCACGAAGCTCAGCTGGGCGTGGCAGCCGACGGTGCACCTTGGCGGTCAATGCCGTTCATCCCTTCTGTCGCCATGTCCTGGGCACATCGAGTGCCGTGGCCCTGGCCACGAGGACGTTCTCGTGGCCAGGGCCACGAGAACGTCCTCGATCACCCTCTTCTCTGCCTACGATCGACCCTCAGGTCAGCAGGTCGGCAATGCTCTTCAGCGCCTCGGCCGCGATGCGGGCGTCCACACCCCCATGGGCCCCGCCCACCCCGATGCCGCCGATGACTTCGCCGTCGTCCGCGACGATCGGGAATCCCCCCGGCACCGGGTGCAGCAGGGGGTCGACCAGGTGTACCGGATTCGCTTTCATGGCCGGGCTCGCGGCCGCCTCGGCGAAGTCGGCGGTCGTCATGCCCATGAC
The nucleotide sequence above comes from Streptomyces sp. NL15-2K. Encoded proteins:
- a CDS encoding SDR family oxidoreductase produces the protein MTWLGLEGSRALVIGAGGLGAACARGLAEAEAHLAVVDVDEAKLKALRDDPALADADVHVIPADVTSSTACEEAVRAAADALSGLDVLVHAVGTNDRRAVVDTPDETWERILTLNLSSAFYAGRAAGRLMRRAGRGSMVFFSSVSSRLAHPHHAPYAATKGGLDQLAKVMAREWAADGVTVNAVAPGYTETELTREYLDRPGMREEMLSLVPAGRLGTPQDVVGAVLFLASARASFITGQVLYVDGGRTLV
- a CDS encoding IclR family transcriptional regulator, with the protein product MPPREEPTSSLPADGSAASKRSYHVEALAKGLRLLGQFSEQRSSMKLTDMAVEAGVPLPTAFRMAATLVTEGFLEQLPDGAYRPAPKVLTLGFAALRGMDVVELADGPLRRLAAATGQTVNLGTLSGDQVLYLIRLRNNDLVTANIQVGSRLPAVNTSIGKVLLSSLDDAELDKRLTEESFTGATGPNAIRSPAELRPVLAHIRERGWAVQDEELAYGLRSVAAPLRDASGSVVAAANVAVPAMGFPVTRLLDELRPRLLNTCQEITRLLGGS
- a CDS encoding carboxymuconolactone decarboxylase family protein, which translates into the protein MGVRLAGLLPGELDEEQAEVYRAITGGARASGPQAFPLTDQEGRLRGPFNAMLLSPPVGLATQALGAAVRYRSSLSDRVREMAILAVAAHWGSAFEREAHEAVGRTSGGLAESEMAALRAGGMPELTEPAERAALRATTALLRCGTLNDDEYTDAVSAAGERGVFELTTLVGYYSMLALQLRVFLGEPSASGSDDRGPQSLATPWPLATP
- a CDS encoding fumarylacetoacetate hydrolase family protein is translated as MKLITFDDGRVGRLELEERLVLPLEVGSTREYFERDGEVLETGERLRLDDVKLRAPIVPKKFFHTSGNFREHEDESKNVDWSHPMHKGIVFFQNVDAIVGPEEPVIYPEHLTSELDYELEIAVVIGKPGKFFGVDDAADHIAGYVVFNDITARDIQRREMESGVFSFCKAIDTFCPVGPYIVTADEIPDPQHLDMELRVNGVVRQKSNTSRMSVSIPHLVAYHSPQGYSAGDLITTGTVQGVAGFSGDPDMYLKPGDVVEAEVERLGVLRTPIVSWQEGRGTPVPEKVDW
- a CDS encoding fumarylacetoacetate hydrolase family protein translates to MRLGVLDGHTVVVSGDRAANVRWASHGRLPTDPMALLEDWPRLRDWAAGLPEEAYDIPVDPIALGAPVPRPRQVFAVALNYPPHAAEAGFTPPDEPLVFTKFPACVTGPHTSVALPRGKVDWEVELVAVIGRETYQVSENHAWKAVAALAVGQDLSERVTQLRGKPAQFSLGKSFPGFGPIGPVLVTPDELDDPDDLEITGLLNGEVVQQDRTKSMIFPVPELIARLSAVLPLFPGDLVFTGTPAGVGNRMNPPRYLTDGDELVSRIEGIGEIRQHFTGPAQRPSGG
- a CDS encoding SDR family oxidoreductase; the protein is MPIPRRFEGRTVLVTGAGTGYGAEIAVRAAQEGANVAVHYRSSAAGAEKTVARIKEVGGEAFTVQADIAVHADVVRMAEEVFIQFGGLDVLVNNVGDVAGDQMSWRDLTEESIDHVLAVDIKGTMLCTHEFGSRMLDQGHGSIVNIGSTVIVRGSARAPQYAAAKYGILGITKSYAQAFAPVVRVNTFAPGFIETETLLNRADWKSGRREDMIAKTPMGRIPGPAQLAGTALFLATDDASHMTGVYLNADGGFNMIGA
- a CDS encoding cytochrome P450, with amino-acid sequence MTTAATPVSDVDIFADDVLTDPYAAYAVLRETGAAVYLERYDCWALPRYEHVRAALRDHERFSSVDSVGYEPSLNERRRGGVLATDPPEHEVLRAVLSESLAPRALAGLRDGIARRATELVEAVVARGSFDVVDDLARVFPLTVVADLIGMPLSARDEVLVFADAFFNTFGPLNERTTASVQVSHRLLEQLISMMNRDNLAPGGWGEALYQAADRGVIEEHQVGQLLRAYLVASMDTTINAISSALWLFAEHPTAWTALRSDRTLLHSAFEEVVRFESPVQVFFRRTTRPVEIDGVTIPPQAQVAMLFGSANRDPRKWPEPDKFDVGRAPMDHVGFGSGVHACAGQGLARLEGNAILSALLDRVSAIHLAGTPRRHLNNVIRGLESLPVTVTTGALS
- a CDS encoding dienelactone hydrolase family protein; protein product: METQSQWASELDDESSLTEMGKLLDHMFDELGCRQVGVIGWCIGGRFALLLGGGDSRLANVVAYHPTVPGSPAPNHTLDATEFTARIAGPAMILYPGADEVVPVESFHRLRDALNSRTTGPSITHVYPGAGHGFTARALHGDPVNKAATDLSWPQVIAFIRATTLL
- a CDS encoding alpha-hydroxy acid oxidase, translated to MGELALRRARETFRRLEFHPSALRDVSHVSTETVILGRPSAQPFGFAPTGLTRVMHTGGERAVVAVAEQAGIPYALSTMGSTTIEDTAAAGPQARKWFQLFLWRDRSSAKDLVDRAAAAGYDTLILTVDTPVAGTRLRDVRNGLTVPQQLTLRTFVNGALHPRYWFDLLTTEPLTFANLAASGGTIADQIGRVFDPAITMADLEWLRGHWQGSLVVKGIQSVPDAQRVVDAGADGIVLSSHGGRQLDRAPVPVELVPAVRERLDGRADILVDTGVTTGADIVAALAMGANATLVGRAFPYGLMAGGQRGVARAVEILSREVVQTMALLGVNSVTELRPEHVSIRFP
- a CDS encoding heme-binding protein, yielding MREPLSYEIARRATEAAVEAARAEGERISVTVVNRSGITKAVLADDGAGPIAVSTSRLKAYTAAVMGMTTADFAEAAASPAMKANPVHLVDPLLHPVPGGFPIVADDGEVIGGIGVGGAHGGVDARIAAEALKSIADLLT